The genomic window GAACCCTTCTCCACACCGGCGGCCTTCTTCAGCAGCACCGCGGCCGGCGGAGTCTTCGTGATGAAGCTGAAGCTGCGATCCTGGTAGATCGTGATCACCGCAGGAATGATCAGCCCCGCCTGACTTTTGGTCTTGTCATTGAACTGCTTGCAGAAGTCCATGATGTTGACGCCATGCTGCCCGAGTGCCGGCCCCACCGGCGGCGAAGGGTTCGCCTTCCCGGCGGGCATCTGGAGCTTGACCATGGCCATCACGCGTTTCGGTGGCGCCATCTCTCCATTCCTTCCGTCCGTAAAGCCCTGTGTTCCCGCCCGGAAGCGCGGCACCTCTGCCGCTCCGCCACCGGACGGTCTTCGCTCAGATCGACTGCACCTGGAGGAAATCCAGTTCCACAGGAGTGGAGCGGCCGAAGATCATGACGATCACCTTCAAACGGCCCCTCTCCGCATTGACCTCGTCGACGACGCCCGTAAAATCGCTGAACGGGCCGTCCACGACCTTGACCTGCTCTCCCTCCGCAAAGGGAACTTCCGGGATCGGCTTCGGGCGCGTTCCTTCCACCTGCCCGAGAATCCGCTCCACTTCCGACCGCGTGAGAGGCATCGGCTTGGAAGAGGCCGTGTCCCCGACCAGACGCGTTACGCCCGGACAATCCTGCACGACATGCCAGGTTTCGTCGTCCAGCACCATCTCGATCAGGACATAGCTCGGAAAGAACTTCCGAGTGGACTGGGTCTTCTTCCCGTCCCTCATCTCCGTCACGGTCTGGGTCGGAACGAGGATCCGCCCGAACTTGTCTTCCATGTCCGCAAGCTCTATGGCTCGCTCCAGATTGCCCATCACCTTGTTCTCGTGGCCGGAAAACGCGTGAATGGCGTACCATCGCATGCGCGTCTTCGCTC from Gemmatimonadota bacterium includes these protein-coding regions:
- the rplK gene encoding 50S ribosomal protein L11, translated to MAMVKLQMPAGKANPSPPVGPALGQHGVNIMDFCKQFNDKTKSQAGLIIPAVITIYQDRSFSFITKTPPAAVLLKKAAGVEKGSGEPNRDKVGQVTAAQVREIAETKMVDLNANDIDAAMLIIAGTARSMGIEVR
- the nusG gene encoding transcription termination/antitermination protein NusG; translation: MRWYAIHAFSGHENKVMGNLERAIELADMEDKFGRILVPTQTVTEMRDGKKTQSTRKFFPSYVLIEMVLDDETWHVVQDCPGVTRLVGDTASSKPMPLTRSEVERILGQVEGTRPKPIPEVPFAEGEQVKVVDGPFSDFTGVVDEVNAERGRLKVIVMIFGRSTPVELDFLQVQSI